The genomic segment CGCCTTGTAGATTCGGTTGCCAACCTTGTTGAAGCACTTGTTCTCGTGCTTTTTGATATGGCATACCTGCTTGGAGATTCAACTTGGAGACGGGATTGCTAGTGTGAGGAAGTTGGGCTTGATTTGTGGTGGTGGGAGGATTTAAGCTTTTGCTTTGCTGCACATTGGAAGTTGCAAAACTAGTACATCCATTTGCGATCGCTCCTACTAAAATTGTCACAAGAGTACCTGCGATCGTATAACCACACAATTTCATGTTTTCCCTCTCAGTGATACTTGCCAGCGACAAAATCAATAATTTAAGTACAGTACAAGTTATATTTTGATGAATAATTATTTATCGCACAATAATTTATCTGATGCCAGAAGCAAACTAGTAGACTGACACAGCTAATTTATGGCAATTATCAAAATTCCATCCGCGTCCATCCGCGTTTATCTGCGGTTAATTTTATTTCATCTCTAATGCAACATTTTAGTCGTGTCAGTCCATTACTTAATTTGGTCTTATCAAATTTCACGCAAAAGATAAGACAAATAGCCTGCGTTGGCTAGGCAGGCTTTGTTTATCTATCCCTAGACTTCCAGTCTGAGGGCTTTAAGTTACTGATATTTAGTCATACAACCAAGTATTAGCCGCAAAATCATCTTTTGTTTCTGCTGGCATATCAGGGAGTTTTTCGGGGACGCGGTGAGATTTTCTGTAATCAGTTTGATGATAATTGTCTTTTTTCTGAGGAACAATACTAGCCTTTGGTTGTTGTAGGGCTTTATTTTCTTCGATGAGTTTAGAATTTGCTTCTGCCAGTTGAAGTACAGTGGTTTTTGCTTCTTCTAGTTCTTTGGTTAGGCGTTCTACAGAGGCTTGCTGTTCTGATAAAGCTGATTTTAATTCTTTAATTTGTTTTTGTAGAGCTTTTTCTGTGTCCTGATTTTTTTCTAAAGTTGTTTTTAAGTCTTTAATAGTAGCTTCTAAGTCTGCTTTGGTGGGAGTATTACGTTTAGCAGTGGTTGATTCATTTACATCTTCATCTGCGGCTGTTGTTGATTCCACAACTTCCACAGCCGGAACTTCGATTGCACCTTCGTCTACTGCACTATTTGGTGTTAATTTTTGTGCTTCTGCTTGAATTAAGTCAGAAAGATTTTGTTTCCTAGCCATTATTTTCTCCAATCACGCTGTAATTCATCAGCCACGCGGCGATAGTCTGATTCCGCCTCCCAAGCATTTTTGCCTCGCCATTGATTGATTGCAACACCCTCTAATGCGGCTCTTTCGTGGGCTTTATAGGTACGGATGAAGCCTTTACAAACAGGGATACCTAGCTTAACGAGAGAGTTTTGTGCTTCCATTGCTTCACCAATACTCCGCGCATCGACTTTAGTTAAGAGTACACGATGGGGAACTCCTGTGGGGACGACGGCTGATTTTACTGTTTCAATCAAAACAGCTAAATCCATTGCGGATGGGGGTGTAGGTAAAAGTATATAATCTGCGATCGCTACTACTGTTGCCAATGCTTCAGAGTGCAAAGCTGGAGGCGTATCCACCACTACTAAATCGTAACCTTTTATTTTACGTAAATGGCCTAATAGCTGTGGATCTGTTTCTTGCGATAAATCAAATCCCATTCCTTGATCATTGCGTCCAAACCACCAACTAGCAGAACCTTGAATATCTGCATCTACCAGCAGCACTGTTTTTCGTTTAGAAAATTGTGCAGCTAAATTGATTGAGGTAGTCGTTTTGCCGACTCCTCCTTTACCGTTGAGGATAGCGACGATTTTTGGCACTGCTTCTACGATTTGAGATTTTGGATTGGAGATGGCTTTAGGTGTCGCATTTTTTGCAAATTGCTATGGCTTTCTATCCCGCCATACAAAAATATACCGCTTTGTGTGACCCGCAGCACAGGGAAAAATCGCCAAAATAAAAATAGTCATGATAAATTCTGACGAGATTTTATGACAGTAATTAACAGCTTGCCTGATGGGCCAAGAATACCGTATTGGCTGCGAATGATTAAGTTTATCTTTCGACCGATAGATTATGTCGAAGATTTTGCCAAGGTTT from the Aulosira sp. FACHB-615 genome contains:
- a CDS encoding AAA family ATPase, whose translation is MPKIVAILNGKGGVGKTTTSINLAAQFSKRKTVLLVDADIQGSASWWFGRNDQGMGFDLSQETDPQLLGHLRKIKGYDLVVVDTPPALHSEALATVVAIADYILLPTPPSAMDLAVLIETVKSAVVPTGVPHRVLLTKVDARSIGEAMEAQNSLVKLGIPVCKGFIRTYKAHERAALEGVAINQWRGKNAWEAESDYRRVADELQRDWRK